CTTTTTGCGCTAAACATTGGTTATTCCCAAGATAGAAGTAAATATGAATTGCTCTGGGAGATTAAGCACAAAAATAGCGACAAAAAATCGTATCTGTTCGGTACCCTTCACCTTAAGGATGCTCGTGCCTTTAGCTTTAGTGATTCCGTAATACCTGCTATACAACGTTCTGAAGTGTTCGCTTTGGAAATTCATCCCGATTCTGCAGTAAGTGGCTTTAGTGAAAAATTTTACAGTACCGAAAAAGAAAATATTTATAAAAAAATTCTTGCAGAAGAAGAATATCAAAAATTGAAAGATCGTCTTTTTGAGGCAAAACAAATTAATTTGGATAGTTTCCCAATGAAAGATCCGAGTTTAATAAAATCTATGTTAACCAATACTGTAGGCAGGTCTGACGACAGACGTACTTTTTTAGATGCCTATTTATACGGAATTGCGTACAACAGCAAAAAAGAAATAACCGGTCTTGAAGATGTTGCAGATCAAATGTACATATTTAATGACCAAAACGATATAACGTTGCGCGAGAGTATTTTATCTATTTTGGACGATACCCAGCGAAATACGAATAATCAAATTAACCACATAACACAGTTATATTACGAAGGCGATTTAGAAAAAATACTAGATTATGTAAGCGACAGGGCTACGGATTCTATCATGGTTAAGCGAAACCTCGTTATGCGCAACAGTATTGAAAACATTATAAAAACCAAGACCTTATTTGCCGCTGTTGGCGCAGCTCATTTACCTGGCGAGCAAGGTATAATTGCTATGCTTCGCCAAGATGGATATGAGGTAAATAAAGTAAAGGCCACCTTTAACAATACTGAAGCACAGTACAGTATAACCCCCGATTTAGACAGATGGGTGCTAGATCGCGACGAATCTATGGGTTATAGTGTTTTAACGCCCAACAAGGCAACCCCAATTGCAATTAATGAAGCCGTAAACGCCATGACCAGTACCGATTTAATTTACGGCGGAAGTTTTATGTATATGATTGGCGATTTAAGAAATCAGGTGTTAAAAGAAGGGTATGATTTTCTGGGTAATATTATAGCCAGTCAGACCCGTATGCCCACGGATTCAATAATAAGTAAAGAAACTTTTGTAAAAGACGATGTTCAATTTACCGAAGTGCTTATAGCAAAAGGCAGTGAATATGTACGCATGCGCTTAGCCATGAAAGATAAAATAGTATATACTTTTATGACTGAAAATACTTTAGACGAAATTAATTCGGCCTACGCAAATGCATTTTTTAATTCTATTAAAATTTTTAAACCCAAGGTACAACCATCTATCTGGAAAACACATACAGATAGCATTGGTGCGTTTAGCATTCGCGTGCCAGGCAAGATTTTAGATAGGAGCCAGACAAAAGACAATCCGGACGGAAATGATAATTCGCCCTACATAATTAATATTTTTTCGGCAGAAGACAAGGCTAACAATTCTATTTATCTGATTCGTTATAACGATCAACCGGTGGGTTATTATTTAGATCAAAAAGAAGTATATTTTAACGAGTTCGACACCTATTTTAAAGCGAGTGGAAGCTACGTATCAGAGCCTAAAAAAATAATGATGGATGGAAATGAGGGTAGAAAATATGAACTTTTATTTTCAGGAAAACACCATACTATTGCAAAGCTATTTTTACGCGGAAACAGGACATACCTGCTCATGGCACAAAGTTTTAATGAAGAAGAAAAAATTTCAGCAGATAATGAATTCTTTAAGTCGTTTACATTTTTACCATTTACCGATGCAGCTTTTGATACTATTGTAAACATTCAAGATAAATATTTGTTTACGGCACCGAGCAAAAATGTGCTAACCGAAGACGAACCCCAAGATGCCTATTCGGAATACAGTTCCGTAAAAAATTACAGCTCGCTGGACCCAACCTCATCGGGTACGTATTTGGTTCAACAAATGAAATTAAAACCGTATTACAGAAAAAAATCGCTCGATGCGTTTTATAAAGATTACGCTGAGCTACTTATTGCCAACAACGATAGTATTACAAGCAATGTGAGCACTACTCTGGGAGGAAAACCCGCGCGCGAAATTTTTATGCAAAATACAAATACCCACGTAAAGCAGCGGATGAAGATTGTGTTGGATGACGATACTATCCTTTTAATGCTTACCTATTTAGGCGATGAAGAAATTACTAAACCCCGTGTTGAGCAATTTTTCAATTCCTTAAAAATTAAACATAACTCCAAAAATTTTGATCTTTCGGCTTCAAAAGCAGATTTAATTTTTAAACACTTAAAATCCGAGGACACCACAAAATTTGCTGAAGCTAGTGGTGCTTTGGGGTATTACGATTTTGATGCTTCGGAATACAAATATTTGGAAAAGCATTTAAAACACAATTTTCCAGACGACTCTATCTATTACGGTGCAAAATATTATATAATCAATGCCATGGCTCAACTTGAAAAACCAGAGACGCTAAAAACGTTTTCTTCATTCTATAAAAATGAACAAAACAGTTATGAAGCACGTATAGAAATTCTTGAGCAGCTTCCAAAACTAAAAAATACTGAGGCTATGGCAACTTATTTTAATCTTTTAAAGAGGCACAAACTCAATCATCCGCCAAACAAGAACTATGATATTATGACTTCGTTTTTAGATACTATTCCGCTGTTGGTTGAAAACGATGCACAGTTTGCCGAACTTGCAGAAATAGACGATTACAGAGCCGAAATAGCATCAATGTATTCCTACTACGTCATGGAAGATAGTATTTATAAAGATAGGATGCCATTACTAAAAAATAAGCTTTTAAGGCATATGTACGAAGATGCAGCCCTATATGTTGATACAATTGCACGAAAAGGGAATTTGCTTATTACCGACGGACTTATGTACAGTTATATTGAATTTGCAAAAGGTTTTAAAAATATTCCGCAGGAAGTTTCAAAAACATTAAAACTAATTTCCGAACAAGTAAAAGATGATAATTGGTTGCAAGCTCAGGCATTAATGGCAGCAATTGAATTAAATATTGAAATAAATCCTCAAATTGTAAAATCTGTTTTAAAAGAACTATATGTGCGTTTTGAATTGATGGAGAGTTTAGTAAAGGCAGAAAAATCATATTTAATTCCCGAAGAATATTTAGCCCCTTTAGCGTTTGCCAAGCTATCACTCTACAACATGGTTGGGGCCGAATACGATGGCTACCCTGAAATTATAGACTATTTAGACCAATTGACCATAAACAACAAAAAATACTTCGCTTTTCAATTTTCGTATTCAGAAGACGACACTACTAAGTACTTGGGAATTGTACTGCAGGAGCCAATAAACTTTACAGATTTTAAAATGGCAGAAGCGTTTACAGATCACGAAATTATGGAGGAGGATTGGAGAGACCAAGCACTAAACATAATAGTCCCATAACAGCCAACAATTAAAATCTTGTTAATCATTTTTTAGTGCGTTATTTCAATAATTAGATCAATATAAAGTAATCATTCTAATTATGTTTCTATTATTTTAGTAACATTTTATACTTTTATGGAAATTATATATCCCAAATTTATGAAAGTAACATTACCTCAGTTATTACTCGCTATTTCTCTACTTCTTTCACTTTCTTTACATGCCCAAGTGGGTATAGGAACAACAAACCCAAAGAGTGCGCTAGACATTACGGCCTCTGATTCGGCAGATCCTTCAAATACAGATGGTATTTTAATTCCCCGAATTAATAGGTTTCCCACTACAAATCCAACAGCAGATCAAGATGGGATGTTAGTGTTTTTAAATCAAGATATTGTTGGGTATAAAAAAGGATTCCACTATTGGGACAATGCAAATTCACGCTGGATATCTTATGGAGGTGAATGGAAAGATGGTGCAAATTCAAATGGAGATAATTTAATCTATGCGCAGCAAGCTAGTGCCAATAATGTAGATGTTGTGGTTTATGATTCTGGCAGAATGGGTCTTGGCACCGATAGGCCGGAAGAAAGTTTAGAGATAAAATTACCGGGCGATAATGATATACAAATATCAAGTGTGGCTCCTCCAAATGCTCCAAACTTAATATTTTACACTACAAATGGAACCGATTTTGCCAATAGAGATTTTTTAACCGATAATGAACCCATAGGCTATATTACTGCAAAAGCCTATAATGGTACAGGGAAGTCTGGAGATCTCGCCAATATTCAGATTAAATCTGATGGCGTTCACACCGCAGCTAGCCTTCCTACTAAAATAGAATTTGCAGTAACGGCAACAAATGAAACCGGTATTGATTCATCTAATCCACAGATGGTCATTAAAAACAATGGCAATGTGGGAATTGGGGTTAATGATCCTATTCTGCCCTTAGATGTAAATGGCTCAGCAATTATTAGAGATAGTTTTATTGTGGGCAGTAATGCTGGTATTGTAGGAAGTACTGCATTAGTGGGAAAAGTAACCATTGGAAATGTGCCAACTCCTAATGCAACCGATCTTTTGGAAGTAGGTGGAAATAGTTATTTAAGGGGTGCTTTAAAGGTTTCTGGAAATTCAACATTTGGCGGTAAGGTTAAAATTGGCACAACCGGCACCCCTACGGCAACTTTAGAAATTGCTCCAGGAACTGCGGGTGTAGGCGGCGCTCCTTTTAAATTAGCATCAGGTACAGTGACCACTACTCCGGAGACAGGGGCGATAGAATATGATGGTACACAATTGTATTTTACACCATCTAACTTGCGCAAGACCGTTTTAACTGCGATAGAATTTTCATATTCCGGTCTTAGTCTTGGAAACATACCCGCACATGGTACGGTAGAAGTAGGATCTGTTCCAATTAATGGTGTAAGGTTAGGTGATATATGTTCCTGCTCTCCATATCCTAACATTGAAGCTTCACTGATTTGGCAATGTTTCGTTAATGCTGATAATCAAATTACTTTTAGGCTTTCAAATATTAGTACTTCACAAGTTTATAATAATTCAACAAATTGGAAGGTTATTATATATAATTGACAATTCCGAAAGTTATATGGTATATAAATGATAACCCCTTGGATCTTCAAAGAGGTTTTTAATATATGGTATTCGTGTAATTTATGTCTCAAATTCTTTTTTATTTAATGATTATTGCAAAATAAATTTCTTTAAAAATTAAATAATCTGTCATTTTTTGAAACATGAAAATAATAAAAGACACTCTTTAGCAGAAAGACATACAATTCATATAAACGTTAAATTATGCATTTAATCGATAAAAATATCGGTTAAAATGTTAATTGTTAAATATTTTACCATAGATTTGCCATAAACATATACCCCAAATAATATGGAAAAAGCAATTTTAAAACTGAGCGTTGTTCTTTTACTGGTTTCAGCACCACTTCAAGGTCAGGTAGGTATAAATAATACGGATCCGAAAAGTACTTTAGATATTTCGGCCTCTAGTATTTCTGCTCCTTCAAATACAGATGGTATTTTGATACCAAGAGTAAACGATTTTCCATCAGTAGATCCTGGAGGAAATCAAAACGGAATGATGATTTTTCTGCAAAATGCAGTTGGTTTAAATGATAAAGGATTTTATTATTGGGACCACCCCAATAGCAGATGGTTTTCCATTGGCGCAGAAGAATGGAAGGCAGGAACGAACATCAGTGGCGACAATCTAATTTATGCTACCCGGGCTAAATTAACAGGAACCGATGTAGTTATTACAGATGATGGCCGTATTGGTTTTGGAACAAGTGATCCAATAGAAAGATTTGAATTTAAGGGGCCCGGTGATAACGATTTTCAAATAACAAGTGCTAATACCAATCCGCCAAATTTAATTTTATACAATACAGCAGGGACATTGGAAGAACCTTTACCACTTCCATTAAATCAGGAAATTGGTTCTTTTATCGTAAAAACATTCGATGGTAGTAGAATAAGAGAACCTGGAGGTGTTCGTTTTTATATAGATAGTGTAGCGGTATCGGCAGGAAATGTTCCCACTAGATTTGTAGTAGAAACTACGCCTGTGGGTAGCTCATCAGATGTAGAAAGACTCGTTATAAAAAATGACGGTAAAACAGGCATTGGAACATCCGAACCAACTCAAACCTTGGACGTAAATGGTAGTACAAGAGTTAGATCTTTAACCGCCGGTCCGGTTTATACTGATGCAAATGGAAATTTATCAAATACTGGTCCTGCGATAGTTGCTTCGGGAAAAGTAGCTTATGATGGTACTGCTATAAAAATTACAGGAGCAACTGTTTCAAAAATAGGCACAGGTAATTACAGCATTACTTTTTCAACTAGTAGAGACCATAGTAATTATATAATTCAGTTAGCATATCTAGAATGTACTGGAACAGGTGCTGATTGTCAAGGTGATAACAGTATTAATATTTCCTATAGTAGCCAATCAACCAGCGGCTTTAACGTTGGAATTGGCTCCAACGACAATGGTGGGACTGCAAGAGTGCCAAGAGATAGAGAATTTATGTTTACGGTTATAGATTTTTAAAAAACACCCGATACCAAAAAAGCCGATATTTAACTTATCGGCTTTTTCTGGTAATAATCAACACGTTCATTAAATATGCAAGGCTCTATCGTCAGTCGCAGCAAGCGCCGCTTCTTTAACAGCTTCGGCATAGGTTGGATGTGCGTGGCTCATACGTGCAATATCTTCGGCGCTAGCGCGGAATTCCATTGCTACAACGGCTTCGGCAATTAAATCAGCTACCCTTGCTCCTACCATATGTACTCCTAAAACCTCATCGGTTTTTTTATCTGAAAGTATTTTTACAAAACCATCAATATCACCACTTGCACGGCTTCTACCCAAAGCACGCATAGGAAATTGTCCCGCTTTGTATTCTACATTAGCGTCCTTTAATTGTTCTTCGGTTTTACCTACTGAAGCAACTTCGGGCCACGTGTAAACAACGCCTGGAATTAGATTATAATCAATATGCGGCTTTTGTCCGGCGATAATTTCGGCAACTAAAGTTCCTTCTTCTGAAGCTTTATGTGCCAGCATTGCTCCGCGAATTACATCGCCAATGGCATAAATGTTTTTAATATTTGTTTGGAGATGATCGTTAACGTCAATCATGCCGCGTTCGGTAATTTTTATACCAGCATTTTCAACTTTTAAACCGTCGGTATATGGTTTTCTTCCAACGGAAACCAAGCAATAATCCCCTTTAAATGTTACTTCTTTATCCTTTTTATCGGTAGCAGTAATGGTTACTTCTTTTCCTTTTTTTGAAACTGCAGAAACTTTATGCGACAAGTAAAACTTAACACCTTGCTTCTTCATTGCCTTCATTAGTTCCTTACTTTGCGCGGCATCCATCGTTGGGATAATGCGATCCATATATTCCACTACAGAAACCTCGGCACCTAAACGACTGTACACTTGGCCCAATTCTAAGCCAATTACGCCACCACCAATTACAACCAAATGTTTTGGAATTTCCTTTAAGCTCAAAGCTTCTGTTGAAGTAATAATTCGTTCTTTATCCAGTTTTATAAACGGAAGTGTAGCGGGCTTACTGCCGGTTGCAATAATTGTGTTTTTTGCTTCAATGGTTTGTTTTTTTTCTCCTTCTGTAATTTCAATATGGGTTGCATCTTTAAAAGCCCCCATTCCGGTAAAAACATCAATTTTGTTTTTATTCATTAAAAACTCAATTCCTTTGGTGGTTTGCTCTACTACCGAAGCTTTGCGTTCTACCATTTTTTTGAAATTCACCTTTATATCGCCGGGAATTTCAATTCCGTGATCTTCAAAATGTTTTATGGCTTCTTCGTAATGATGCGACGAATCTAGCAATGCCTTACTGGGAATACAGCCTACATTTAGGCAAGTGCCGCCTAAAACATTATATTTTTCAATGATCGCGGTTTTCATACCCAATTGTGCGCAACGGATGGCGGCTACATAGCCACCGGGACCCGATCCAATTATTGCTACATCATAAGTGCTCATAAAATATTTCTTTTAAATTGAAGTGCAAATTTAACAGTTAAAGCTTAGATAGTAAAAGTTATAATCAATAAAGTTTAGGCATTTTTCGAAACGATTTTTTTAAAAGGAATTGGCTTATAATTTTACCACTCATTTTAATTTTTGCAAATTTGTCAAACAATCTAAACAATTCAATTATGGCTTTTAAACCAGCAGATAAAATACAGGATTTACAATATTTCGGTGAGTTTGGAGGAGTTAATCCCTCTATTTCCGATTCTTCGACCTATACGTTTCTTTCGGCAAAAACAATGTTTGATACTTTTGAAGGCAATGCCGAAGGCTGTTACTTATATTCGCGCCACTCTACCCCTTCCAATTTATACTTGGGCGAAGCTTTGGCAGCAATGGAAGGAACCGAGACCGCAAATGTTGCCGCCAGTGGAATGGGCGCAATTACACCTGCAATTTTACAGCTGTGCAAAGCTGGCGATCACGTAGTTTCCAGCCGAACTATTTATGGCGGAACCTATGCTTTTTTAAAGAATTTTGCGCCGCGATTAAATATTGAAACTTCATTTGTAGATATTACAAAGCTAGATATCGTAGAAGCTGCGATTACCCAAAATACAAAAATATTGTACTGCGAAACGGTTAGCAATCCACTTTTGGAGATAGCCGATATTGAAGCACTTTCAAAAATTGCCAAAAAACATGGCCTACAATTTTTAGTTGATAATACTTTTTCGCCCTTAAGCATTTCACCTGCCAAATTGGGTGCCGATGTGGTGTTGCACAGTTTAACAAAATTTATAAACGGGAGCAGCGATACTATGGGCGGTGTTGCTTGCGGCACACAGGATTTTATTGATACGCTTCGCAATGTAAACGATGGGGCAAATATGCTACTTGGTCCGGCAATGGACAGTTTGCGGGCAGCTTCAATATTAAAGAATTTACGCACGCTTCATATTCGGATAAAACAACATAGCGAAAATGCTATGTATTTAGCCGAAAAATTTGAAGCCGACGGCCTAAAAACAGTTTATCCCGGATTAAAATCGCACAGTGGTCATGAGCTTTTTAAAAAAATGATGAACGCAGAATACGGTTTCGGCGGAATGTTGACAGTAGATGTAGGTGGAATTGATAAAGCCAATGAGTTAATGGAGCTAATGCAGGAAAAAAACCTCGGCTATTTGGCGGTGAGTTTAGGTTTTTACAAAACATTATTTAGTGCGCCTGGTTCTTCTACTTCATCAGAAATACCTGAGGAGGAACAAAGAGAAATGGGCCTTAGTGATGGATTAATACGTTTTTCAATAGGATTGGATAACGACATAGCACGCACCCATCAAATAATGAGGAAATGTATGGTTGAAGTCGGGATTTTGTAGATGCGTAACGTAGTATAACCAGAAACTCCCGAAGATGATCCGGGAGTTTTTTATATGTCACTTCAAGTTTTTAGGTTGCTATAATTATCCCAATTTTTAGATATTTGTAATTGGTAGATTTTTTTACATTTTCCTTTGATCGACTTCTATATATAAAGGTTATTGGCACGCACTTAAATGTTTTTATTTTTGAAGTGTAGCTAAAAAATTGACTTTAATTAAAATAAAAAATAGCAAATCCCGGAAATACAATCGCTTTCACTCAGCTAGTCTAAATTTTACCCCTAACCTCTCTCTTATCTTCCTATTTTCCATAAACAGTGTAAATGTTTGCGGTTTTTTCCTGTTTTAGCAACTTGTACATTTTTTGAATTATCATTTATAGTGATTACGTGGAAGGGGGAGACCACAGGTTATTATATTTGTAAACAATCTATAATACGCTATATACACGCTATAAACATACTATAAATACGCTATAAATACACTTTATACACACTTTATATACGCAATATTAGAAAATGGTAAGAGAGTATTACTGAATCGGGTATTGGCATCCAGTATTTTGGTGGATTTATTATATTCTGAAACCCTTCTAATGATCAATGATCCGTTGACATAACAATTAATCTTCAAGAAATTTTTTGAATAAACCACCTTTTATAAGGGAATCGGGCTGTGTTTTTTGTAATTGGTTTTGGTATGGGATGCATTCGTACAGTAGCATGGTTACAAATATCCTTTACTTCGGAAATGAACGGAATGCCTGCATTGGTTAAGCAGTTGCAAGGCAGCGCGATTTAACAAGCCCAAATAAGAATTGCGGCAAATAAAAAGTCCATTAAATTCTACATTAAATAGCTTATATTTATCGGATAACCACAACAAATGACTTGGTTTAGACTAGCATAGGCTCGGTATAACCAAGATAAATGTTTGGATATAACATATTGCCACACATTTTGAAAAAAATCGTCATCATATTAATAATTGCCAATTTGTTTTGCAATTGCGAAACGAAGAAGCATAAAGTGGCATTAAAGAAAACGGAATTCTATTATCCTCGAATTTCTAACTTTAAATCTGATTCTTCATTGATTAAAATATATTTGGACTCTATAGAAAATTATGGAGAATTAACAAAGATAGCCGACAAAATCGCTTGTGACGTAAAAGAACCTTTATTGAGGTTCGGAAATGAAAAAACGGACTTTAATCTGATTATTTATAAAGAATGTTCTGAATCAAATGACATTGTCGATTTTTCTGGTAGAAATGTGATTTCGATAGAGAATGAAACAATAATAATAAATGACGAAATTGAAAAACCATTTGATAGCCTAAAATCCGTTTTAGAAAACCACATACTAAATCCGAAAAAAGTTTTCGACTATTCAACTGATATAGAGAAAGCTTTAATAATGTATTACCAAAATAGTTCGTATAGCTCGAAAGATATTAAGAAACAGCTAATTCAAATTGTTACTGAATTTAATAATTTGAATACAAAACATTCTGACAGTTTACCGCTTAAAATTAAATTAAATGAATATCCGTATATTCGAATTGAAAAACCGCCATTTCCAACGAACTGAAAAAAAAACGTGTGGCAACACAGTATATAAGCTATGGCTTGGTCTGTCCTCACTTGGAAAATCCTGCGGATTTTCCAAAGTCAGTTTTTATTTGGAGAGGTCTGTGCCGAGACACGCCACAGCTCATAAACGTTGGCATTGTAAAACATTTAAAACAAACATTGTGAAAAACAAAATAACACTCATCATATTTCTTATATCTATCGGAATTAGCTTTGGGCAAAACGAAAAGCCGAATAGAGAACCATTCGTTTTAAAATTAGCGGTAGATAGCGTCAATTATTATCAACAAGAAATACAAAAGTCACCATATTTTGTAAAAGACAATATCCTTCAAATATTTCCGTCCGAAAAAATAAATATCGAAGTTGAAATTGAAAATGATAGCATAATATCAATGAAAACAGTTGAAAAAGTTGAGTTTCCTGAAAAAACAATAACAATTGACTTTAAGCAAGAGGTTAAAGATAGAAAAAGCGAAATGATGATGCTGACCGTAAAAAATCCTTTTGATAAAACTATGACTTATGATGCGAGAATGTTTATTGTAGGACGAGAAGAACTATTAAAAACAAGTATAATTCCTATTAGACCAAAACTTACGAATTTCGAAATGTGGAATGATGTCATTATCACGCTGATATTAGATAATTGGGAATGGACAGCGAAATAAAAACGTTTTACAACAATGTATAACCGTTGTGTGTCATTAAAAACAAGAAAATGAGAATGTCAAAAAGGTCTATTTTAAAATATTTTTCTGGCATTAAAACCATAGAAATGAAGATAAATAAAAAGTCTGTATTAAAATATATACTTGAATTGTTGATTGTTGCTTTTGGAGTTTTTTTAGGGATAGAAGTGAGTGAATACAAGTCTGATAAAAAAATGAAAGAAAATGTTATAGAATCTTTGGACTTAATAACAAAAGAGTTGCAATCAAACTCATTAAGATTAGAAGAATCTATTATTTATCATCAAAACATTAAAGTAGGATTTGATAGTATTAGAAAAAATATTTCAATGGAAAATGCATATTTACCATATTTTTCAAATACTGTATTTAGACATAATTCTATTCCAAATTGGAATGGGCTTGGAATTCCTGGTATTGAAGACATAGCATTTGAAAGTGCAAAAATTGGCGGAATTTTTCAAGAATTAGATATTGAGAAAATAAAACTAATATCGAATGCTTATAAAAAATTAAATTCAAATACTGAATTAGGAAGAAGTTTAACTACTAAATTTATCGGAATAGATTCAAATACGAAAATTTTGGATATAATCGGAATTTTTGAATTGCTAACCAATGACGTATTAATGACAGAAATATATTTAAAGAAAGAATTGGATAAAACGATTGAAAAACTTAATAATGCCACACAATCAATAGACGGTTCCGCTCCTAAATAGGAACGGAGTGCACCTCTCACACCACCCAGCGTACAGGTTTCGTACTGGGTGGTTCGCAGTCCATATTTCCAATCGCTCTTTACACCAATTGGAACTATTGCGTACTTTAAGAAAAGGCTACAGATATTTCCGTTCCTTATCTAATTTCCGAAAAGATTGCGTTCAGTCCTTCCCCACCCGTGAGACCTATGCAGTTTGCTGCACCTCGTTTCCCGTGAGTACTATGACCTCTGCTGACTTCTCC
This region of Aequorivita marisscotiae genomic DNA includes:
- a CDS encoding TraB/GumN family protein, with translation MHTSPQYYLFTILLLFALNIGYSQDRSKYELLWEIKHKNSDKKSYLFGTLHLKDARAFSFSDSVIPAIQRSEVFALEIHPDSAVSGFSEKFYSTEKENIYKKILAEEEYQKLKDRLFEAKQINLDSFPMKDPSLIKSMLTNTVGRSDDRRTFLDAYLYGIAYNSKKEITGLEDVADQMYIFNDQNDITLRESILSILDDTQRNTNNQINHITQLYYEGDLEKILDYVSDRATDSIMVKRNLVMRNSIENIIKTKTLFAAVGAAHLPGEQGIIAMLRQDGYEVNKVKATFNNTEAQYSITPDLDRWVLDRDESMGYSVLTPNKATPIAINEAVNAMTSTDLIYGGSFMYMIGDLRNQVLKEGYDFLGNIIASQTRMPTDSIISKETFVKDDVQFTEVLIAKGSEYVRMRLAMKDKIVYTFMTENTLDEINSAYANAFFNSIKIFKPKVQPSIWKTHTDSIGAFSIRVPGKILDRSQTKDNPDGNDNSPYIINIFSAEDKANNSIYLIRYNDQPVGYYLDQKEVYFNEFDTYFKASGSYVSEPKKIMMDGNEGRKYELLFSGKHHTIAKLFLRGNRTYLLMAQSFNEEEKISADNEFFKSFTFLPFTDAAFDTIVNIQDKYLFTAPSKNVLTEDEPQDAYSEYSSVKNYSSLDPTSSGTYLVQQMKLKPYYRKKSLDAFYKDYAELLIANNDSITSNVSTTLGGKPAREIFMQNTNTHVKQRMKIVLDDDTILLMLTYLGDEEITKPRVEQFFNSLKIKHNSKNFDLSASKADLIFKHLKSEDTTKFAEASGALGYYDFDASEYKYLEKHLKHNFPDDSIYYGAKYYIINAMAQLEKPETLKTFSSFYKNEQNSYEARIEILEQLPKLKNTEAMATYFNLLKRHKLNHPPNKNYDIMTSFLDTIPLLVENDAQFAELAEIDDYRAEIASMYSYYVMEDSIYKDRMPLLKNKLLRHMYEDAALYVDTIARKGNLLITDGLMYSYIEFAKGFKNIPQEVSKTLKLISEQVKDDNWLQAQALMAAIELNIEINPQIVKSVLKELYVRFELMESLVKAEKSYLIPEEYLAPLAFAKLSLYNMVGAEYDGYPEIIDYLDQLTINNKKYFAFQFSYSEDDTTKYLGIVLQEPINFTDFKMAEAFTDHEIMEEDWRDQALNIIVP
- a CDS encoding aminotransferase class I/II-fold pyridoxal phosphate-dependent enzyme, coding for MAFKPADKIQDLQYFGEFGGVNPSISDSSTYTFLSAKTMFDTFEGNAEGCYLYSRHSTPSNLYLGEALAAMEGTETANVAASGMGAITPAILQLCKAGDHVVSSRTIYGGTYAFLKNFAPRLNIETSFVDITKLDIVEAAITQNTKILYCETVSNPLLEIADIEALSKIAKKHGLQFLVDNTFSPLSISPAKLGADVVLHSLTKFINGSSDTMGGVACGTQDFIDTLRNVNDGANMLLGPAMDSLRAASILKNLRTLHIRIKQHSENAMYLAEKFEADGLKTVYPGLKSHSGHELFKKMMNAEYGFGGMLTVDVGGIDKANELMELMQEKNLGYLAVSLGFYKTLFSAPGSSTSSEIPEEEQREMGLSDGLIRFSIGLDNDIARTHQIMRKCMVEVGIL
- the lpdA gene encoding dihydrolipoyl dehydrogenase; this translates as MSTYDVAIIGSGPGGYVAAIRCAQLGMKTAIIEKYNVLGGTCLNVGCIPSKALLDSSHHYEEAIKHFEDHGIEIPGDIKVNFKKMVERKASVVEQTTKGIEFLMNKNKIDVFTGMGAFKDATHIEITEGEKKQTIEAKNTIIATGSKPATLPFIKLDKERIITSTEALSLKEIPKHLVVIGGGVIGLELGQVYSRLGAEVSVVEYMDRIIPTMDAAQSKELMKAMKKQGVKFYLSHKVSAVSKKGKEVTITATDKKDKEVTFKGDYCLVSVGRKPYTDGLKVENAGIKITERGMIDVNDHLQTNIKNIYAIGDVIRGAMLAHKASEEGTLVAEIIAGQKPHIDYNLIPGVVYTWPEVASVGKTEEQLKDANVEYKAGQFPMRALGRSRASGDIDGFVKILSDKKTDEVLGVHMVGARVADLIAEAVVAMEFRASAEDIARMSHAHPTYAEAVKEAALAATDDRALHI